The genome window CTATCAGATGCTTGTTTCAAGCAAGTGTGAAACTCACCTCAACATCCCTTGTTATCAAAGGGATCCTCACCAGGTGCAACAAAAATAAGGAAATGAAAACGAGAATCGGGGGACGGgcaagaaagcaaaagaagagaaGGGAAAAGACCAATGCCCAGCATTACCATTGGGTGTTTCTAAACCTTGTCATGAAGAGTCACCACCAAGTCATGGGCATCATCTAAAAGCTTCCACACATCCAGACGGCCTGCCATGCTATTGCACTCCCTCATGATCTCTTCCATGCTGCTGTACTTCTCTATTATAGTCTTCCTTCTTTGTAGCACACAGGCTGCTATTGCATAGAGCAAGAGATCATCAGTAGGAGGGGCTCTTTGCCTAATCCTTCCCCAAGCAGACTTGGCGATCCCCACCCTGACTGCTGCCTGATCAGCCCACATTACCTCCCAGAGGCAAAGCGTATCCTCAAAGCTCAACTCTCTCCTGAAGAGAACCACCACCATTCTGTACACAAAAAAGCAATCCTCCGCTTGAAGCTTCTCCAGGTGTTTGTAGAGAGGAACATCTTTGCACTTTATAATCTTCGAGACAAGGCCAAGTTGCCTCCGGATTCCTGCTTCATCCAGTCGAAAATTATGCCGTGCCTTTTTCATAAAACCCACAAAGCACCAGAAGGCTTCATGGTCCTCTTCCACCACTGAGATAATAGGACTGAGTAGATCACTCATCCCCTGGCAGTACCCAATCTCAGGATCATACAGAGCATAGGCTTCCAGGATTCCAACCAGGCGAGAGGCGTGAAAAATCCTGCATGGCTCCAAGTGATCATAATCCTTTAACCCGACACTTTCGGCTAGTCCTCGTGCCTTGATCTCTGACACATCAGCCTGTGATGGTGAGTAAATAATCCATTCATCATTTGCACGCACAGCATCAAGGCGGATGATCTTCTGCCATGTGGCAAAATCTTCTGCTGAGTGGACTTTGGGCTTGTTTTCTATATTGGAGGGAGAAGAGCTCTCCTTAGTCTTGTCATCAACATAATTTTCTTCAGTAACATCAGTGGATAGTAATGGTCGAGTGATATCAGATTCTTCAGAGGAATCAGAATCAGTTGATTCCGTATAGGCAGCATAGGGATCTTCACAGGTGACTCCACTTTTCTCACCATCTGCTTCAAGTGATTCAGAAGTCTGAACAGCTTGATTGCCTACAGGGTTATCTGAATCCTTGGGTAATTGGTTTCCACCCTCAGTTGAAATGGATTTCCTGGCACTTGTAACATCCCCTTGGTCAAAACAATCTAAAACTTGACTAAAATCCCCGCTGCCCTCAGTGCTACTGTTACCAGAAGTTTCCTTCAACTTCAAGCTCTTATCACTTTGTGTTAAAATTCTCCAGCACTGTCTCCGTAAGTTTTCATATTCTTTTCTGCATTG of Malus sylvestris chromosome 6, drMalSylv7.2, whole genome shotgun sequence contains these proteins:
- the LOC126625131 gene encoding rab GTPase-activating protein 22-like isoform X2; the encoded protein is MITHQKQPMKALRRSHTSSNPPPPSNSTSSPSSNSTSSPSSNSTSSPSPSSSWIHLRSVLLVVASSSSTPVSTDRGSLKSPWSRRRKKHALLPKQWKSLFTPDGKLTDGGLKFLKKVRSGGVDPSIRAEVWPFLLGVYDVNSSKEERETVKKQNRKEYENLRRQCWRILTQSDKSLKLKETSGNSSTEGSGDFSQVLDCFDQGDVTSARKSISTEGGNQLPKDSDNPVGNQAVQTSESLEADGEKSGVTCEDPYAAYTESTDSDSSEESDITRPLLSTDVTEENYVDDKTKESSSPSNIENKPKVHSAEDFATWQKIIRLDAVRANDEWIIYSPSQADVSEIKARGLAESVGLKDYDHLEPCRIFHASRLVGILEAYALYDPEIGYCQGMSDLLSPIISVVEEDHEAFWCFVGFMKKARHNFRLDEAGIRRQLGLVSKIIKCKDVPLYKHLEKLQAEDCFFVYRMVVVLFRRELSFEDTLCLWEVMWADQAAVRVGIAKSAWGRIRQRAPPTDDLLLYAIAACVLQRRKTIIEKYSSMEEIMRECNSMAGRLDVWKLLDDAHDLVVTLHDKV
- the LOC126625131 gene encoding rab GTPase-activating protein 22-like isoform X1; translated protein: MLFGGGADGWKWIVCAEASTGAGGGGGGGRSGWHLGGGVGGGSGFWSWTASSNVGLAVAVTAMAGIALAATVVYSRRGSLKSPWSRRRKKHALLPKQWKSLFTPDGKLTDGGLKFLKKVRSGGVDPSIRAEVWPFLLGVYDVNSSKEERETVKKQNRKEYENLRRQCWRILTQSDKSLKLKETSGNSSTEGSGDFSQVLDCFDQGDVTSARKSISTEGGNQLPKDSDNPVGNQAVQTSESLEADGEKSGVTCEDPYAAYTESTDSDSSEESDITRPLLSTDVTEENYVDDKTKESSSPSNIENKPKVHSAEDFATWQKIIRLDAVRANDEWIIYSPSQADVSEIKARGLAESVGLKDYDHLEPCRIFHASRLVGILEAYALYDPEIGYCQGMSDLLSPIISVVEEDHEAFWCFVGFMKKARHNFRLDEAGIRRQLGLVSKIIKCKDVPLYKHLEKLQAEDCFFVYRMVVVLFRRELSFEDTLCLWEVMWADQAAVRVGIAKSAWGRIRQRAPPTDDLLLYAIAACVLQRRKTIIEKYSSMEEIMRECNSMAGRLDVWKLLDDAHDLVVTLHDKV